A stretch of the Sylvia atricapilla isolate bSylAtr1 chromosome 30, bSylAtr1.pri, whole genome shotgun sequence genome encodes the following:
- the RPRD2 gene encoding regulation of nuclear pre-mRNA domain-containing protein 2 isoform X2, translated as MAAGGGGGGRASSSSSSSAAAASSAAGALEASLDRKLQAVTNTMESIQGLSSWCLENKRHHSTIVYHWMKWLRRSAFPHRLNLFYLANDVIQNCKRKNAIVFRDTFAEVLPEAASLVKDPSVSKSIERIFKIWEDRNVYPEETILALKEALTSTNPKAALKSKIVAEFRPQSLIDELLLYKRSEDQIELKEKQLSTMRVDVCSTETLKCLKDKTGGKKFSKEFEEASSKLEEFVNGLDKQVKNGPSLTEALENAGIFYEAQYKEVKVVANAYKTFANRVSNLKKKLDQLKATLPDPEESPVPSPSMDAPSPTGSESPFQGMGEENSTRSPAAGGRKMVSPEPATDNRDVEDMELSDVEDDTSKIIVEERKDKQAAPAPTKTESVPKVVPSAAAAATASGTVATPAPAPPTPPAPKVVSTAPIPLAPTLALPNLANVDLAKISSILSSLTSVMKSTGVSPASRPSPGTPTSPTALTSGLKTPVLGTTSAPSNPLANILSKVEITPESILSALSKTQTQTAPALQGLSSLLQSVAGNTVQSGEPASQSTSASPANTTVPCMKGRSVPSNPQSFIAKSFGYSPNSTTAEVSSTSVNKAPVGHTPALSSSGFKPPTNSLGFSSSHPTSPSSLLPTETSLGQSSEISKAKLESEPPSPSLEMKIHNFLKGNPGFSGLNLNIPILSSLGSSMATESHTSDFQRGPTSTSMDNVDGTPVRDERSGTPTQDEMMDKPTSSSVDTISLLSKIMSPGSSTPSSTRSPLQGRDDGYSQELPSSVHGYRPFSLGRESPASLYKPPADSREMPSSLMDSSQEKFYPDTSFQEDEDYRDFDYSGPPPSAMLNLEKKPVKSILKSSKLPDSAEYQPVLSSYGQRSQEFGVKPSFPPAMRSILDQSDSCDPLASSPGMFGSYGRRGKDSASDGSPSPSKNDVFFTPDSNHSTLPKPGLPQKQYSDSPHALPHRSIFSPQNALPSPASRAPAAGGDKPLGSSISATSTIEFKNMLKNASRKPSEEKHFGQIPKSSSGEVGSLSGAVKGEPQPPEEHYRIETRVSSSCLDLPDSTEEKGAPIETLGYHNASSRGMSGEPIQTVESIRVLGKGSRGHGREGSRAGWFELSSGGSAFDNGPSGSSELPGLGGFSTPYKEHVPPFPESVNNFRTNNFSSAFEHHLPPPPIAPPPLEHGNPFPRDTVGPPAVPPPAPTKDHGSLFPRDHSVPPRMPSVDHANPFSKETPAPLPLPHGVPPPPSVEHAGVPFPTPPPPPVPGEHAGVPFPAQPPPAGEHGGVPFPAPPPLEHGAGAFPKEHGTMQGTLKEHFGGAQPRDPLPRSRDPAGPGPLPREQLGAARGLGPPGHRDPGGRGSVLLRTPRAEFRPREPFGGRDPFQSLKRPRPPFGRGGAPFFTPKRPFFPPRY; from the exons ctgcttttcctcatcGGCTGAACCTTTTTTACTTGGCCAATGATGTCATACAGAactgcaagaggaaaaatgccATTGTCTTTCGGGACACCTTTGCAGAGGTGCTTCCTGAGGCTGCTTCGTTAGTGAA GGATCCATCCGTTTCCAAATCCATCGAAAGAATCTTCAAAATCTGGGAGGACAGAAATGTGTACCCTGAGGAAACCATTTTGGCACTGAAAGAAGCACTGA CCTCCACCAAcccaaaagctgctctgaagtCCAAGATTGTTGCCGAATTCCGA CCCCAATCCCTCATTGATGAATTGCTGTTGTACAAGCGCTCGGAAGATCAGATAGagctgaaggagaagcagcTTTCCACTATGAGGGTGGATGTCTGCAGCACTGAGACACTCAAGTGCTTGAAAG ATAAAACAGGAGGGAAGAAGTTCTCCAAGGAGTTTGAAGAAGCAAGTTCAAAGCTGGAGGAATTTGTCAATGGCTTGGACAAGCAAGTGAAGAACGGGCCGTCGCTCACCGAGGCCCTGGAAAACGCTGGGATATTCTACGAGGCACAGTACAAAGAAGTCAAGGTGGTGGCAAAT GCCTATAAAACATTTGCTAACCGAGTGAGCAATCTGAAGAAAAAGCTGGACCAGCTGAAAGCAACTCTTCCTGATCCCGAGGAGTCTCCTGTCCCTTCTCCCAGCATGGATGCTCCATCTCCAACAGGCTCCGAGTCCCCTTTCCAGGGGATGGGGGAGGAGAACAGCACCCggtctccagcagctggaggccgTAAGATGGTTTCTCCAGAGCCTGCCACAGATAATCGGGATGTGGAAGACATGGAGCTCTCTGATGTGGAGGACGATACGTCTAAAATCATTG tggaggagaggaaggacaaacaggctgctccagcccccacCAAGACCGAGAGTGTCCCCAAAGTGGTgccatcagctgctgcagctgccacagcctcGGGGACAGTGGCGAcgccagccccagcccctccaacGCCCCCGGCTCCGAAGGTGGTGAGCACAGCTCCCATCCCCCTGGCACCGACACTCGCCTTACCCAACCTGGCCAACGTGGACCTGGCCAAGATCAGCTCCATCCTGAGCAGTTTGACATCGGTGATGAAGAGCACAG gtgtgAGTCCTGCTTCGAGACCTTCGCCAGGGACGCCGaccagccccacagctctcACCAGTGGCCTGAAGACTCCTGTCCTGGGAACCACCTCTGCTCCTTCGAATCCATTAGCAAATATTCTCTCCAAAGTTGAGATAACTCCGGAAAGCATTTTGTCAGCTCTCTCCAAAACCCAGACTCAGACGGCGCCAGCGCTGCAAG GGCTGTCGTCCTTGCTGCAGAGCGTGGCTGGAAACACAGTTCAGTCGGGAGAACCTGCCTCACAGAGCACCTCAGCGTCGCCAGCCAACACGACTGTGCCGTGCATGAAGGGGAGGAGTGTTCCTTCCAATCCACAGTCTTTTATAGCCAAAAGTTTTGGTTATTCTCCAAACTCAACCACGGCAGAGGTTTCCTCCACATCAGTCAATAAGGCTCCCGTTGGACATACCCCAGCACTGTCAAGCTCTGGTTTTAAGCCACCAACTAATTCCCTGGGATTTTCCAGTTCTCACCCTACCAGTCCTTCCTCCCTTTTGCCAACAGAAACCTCACTGGGTCAGTCCTCCGAAATTTCAAAAGCCAAGCTGGAGTCAGAACCCCCTTCTCCCAGCTTGGAAATGAAGATACACAATTTCCTGAAGGGAAATCCTGGCTTCAGTGGCCTGAACTTGAATATTCCCATTCTCAGCAGCTTGGGGTCCAGCATGGCAACAGAGAGTCACACCTCTGACTTCCAGCGTGGTCCCACCAGCACTTCCATGGACAATGTGGACGGGACACCAGTGCGTGACGAGCGCAGTGGAACTCCCACCCAGGATGAGATGATGGACAAGCCAACGTCGAGCAGCGTTGACACGATCTCCCTGCTGTCGAAAATCATGAGCCCCGGTTCTTCAACTCCCAGCAGTACCAGGTCGCCTCTGCAGGGCCGGGATGATGGATATTCCCAAGAACTTCCCAGTTCTGTTCACGGCTACCGGCCCTTCAGCCTTGGCAGAGAGTCCCCAGCCAGCCTGTACAAGCCGCCTGCAGACAGCAGGGAGATGCCCTCCTCCTTGATGGACTCCTCCCAGGAGAAGTTTTACCCAGATACATCTTTCCAAGAAGATGAGGATTACCGTGACTTTGACTACTCCGGGCCACCGCCCTCGGCCATGCTGAACCTGGAGAAGAAGCCAGTCAAGTCTATCCTGAAATCGAGTAAACTCCCAGATTCTGCTGAGTACCAGCCGGTGCTGTCCAGCTACGGGCAGCGGTCGCAGGAGTTTGGCGTGAAGCCATCCTTCCCCCCGGCCATGAGGTCTATCCTGGATCAGAGCGACAGCTGCGACCCGCTGGCCTCATCCCCAGGGATGTTTGGGAGCTACGGCCGCAGGGGGAAGGACTCTGCCTCGGACGGGTCCCCGTCGCCCAGCAAGAACGATGTGTTCTTCACGCCGGACTCCAACCACAGCACCCTGCCCAAACCCGGCCTCCCGCAGAAGCAATACTCGGACTCGCCCCATGCTCTTCCCCATCGCTCGATCTTCTCTCCCCAAAAcgccctccccagccccgccAGCCGAGCacccgcggcgggcggggacAAACCTCTGGGTTCCTCCATCTCTGCCACCTCCACCATCGAGTTCAAGAACATGCTCAAAAATGCTTCCCGGAAGCCCTCTGAGGAGAAGCATTTTGGGCAGATTCCCAAAAGCAGCTCCGGTGAGGTGGGGAGCTTGTCCGGGGCTGTGAAGGGTGAGCCGCAACCGCCAGAGGAGCACTACCGCATCGAGACCCGcgtctcctcctcctgcctggacCTGCCCGACAGCACCGAAGAGAAGGGGGCCCCCATAGAGACGCTGGGCTACCACAACGCCTCGAGCCGGGGCATGTCGGGGGAGCCGATCCAGACTGTGGAGTCCATCCGGGTGCTGGGCAAGGGCAGCCGGGGCCACGGGCGCGAGGGGAGCCGGGCGGGCTGGTTCGAGCTGAGCAGCGGCGGGAGCGCCTTTGACAACGGGCCCTCGGGCTCCTCGGAGCTGCCCGGCCTGGGCGGCTTCTCGACACCCTACAAGGAGCACGTGCCACCCTTCCCGGAGAGCGTCAACAACTTCCGAACGAACAACTTCAGCTCCGCCTTCGAGCACCacctgccgccgccgcccatCGCACCGCCTCCCCTGGAGCACGGGAACCCCTTCCCGCGGGATACGGTGGGGCCACCCGCCGTGCCCCCGCCCGCGCCCACCAAGGACCACGGCAGCCTCTTCCCGAGGGATCACTCGGTCCCTCCCCGCATGCCGTCGGTGGATCACGCCAACCCCTTCTCCAAGGAAACGCCTGCGCCTCTGCCGCTGCCCCACGGCGTCCCCCCGCCCCCCTCGGTGGAGCACGCGGGGGTCCCGTTCCCCacgcccccgccgcccccggtGCCCGGGGAGCACGCCGGGGTCCCCTTTCCAGCGCAGCCACCGCCGGCCGGGGAGCACGGCGGGGTCCCCTTCCCCGCGCCACCGCCCCTGGAGCACGGCGCCGGCGCCTTCCCCAAGGAGCACGGTACGATGCAAGGGACACTGAAGGAGCACTTCGGGGGGGCGCAGCCGCGGGACCCCCTGCCCCGCTCGCGAGACCCCGCGGGGCCCGGGCCCCTGCCCCGGGAGCAGCTGGGGGCCGCACGTGGGCTGGGCCCCCCGGGACACCGGGACcccggcggccgcggctccgTGCTGCTCCGCACGCCCCGCGCCGAGTTCCGCCCGCGGGAGCCCTTCGGCGGCAGAGACCCCTTCCAGAGCCTGAAGCGGCCGCGGCCACCCTTCGGCAGGGGAGGGGCCCCCTTCTTCACCCCTAAGCGCCCCTTCTTTCCTCCCCGGTACTGA
- the RPRD2 gene encoding regulation of nuclear pre-mRNA domain-containing protein 2 isoform X1: MAAGGGGGGRASSSSSSSAAAASSAAGALEASLDRKLQAVTNTMESIQGLSSWCLENKRHHSTIVYHWMKWLRRSAFPHRLNLFYLANDVIQNCKRKNAIVFRDTFAEVLPEAASLVKDPSVSKSIERIFKIWEDRNVYPEETILALKEALSTTFKTQKQLKESLNKPNKPWKKSQTSTNPKAALKSKIVAEFRPQSLIDELLLYKRSEDQIELKEKQLSTMRVDVCSTETLKCLKDKTGGKKFSKEFEEASSKLEEFVNGLDKQVKNGPSLTEALENAGIFYEAQYKEVKVVANAYKTFANRVSNLKKKLDQLKATLPDPEESPVPSPSMDAPSPTGSESPFQGMGEENSTRSPAAGGRKMVSPEPATDNRDVEDMELSDVEDDTSKIIVEERKDKQAAPAPTKTESVPKVVPSAAAAATASGTVATPAPAPPTPPAPKVVSTAPIPLAPTLALPNLANVDLAKISSILSSLTSVMKSTGVSPASRPSPGTPTSPTALTSGLKTPVLGTTSAPSNPLANILSKVEITPESILSALSKTQTQTAPALQGLSSLLQSVAGNTVQSGEPASQSTSASPANTTVPCMKGRSVPSNPQSFIAKSFGYSPNSTTAEVSSTSVNKAPVGHTPALSSSGFKPPTNSLGFSSSHPTSPSSLLPTETSLGQSSEISKAKLESEPPSPSLEMKIHNFLKGNPGFSGLNLNIPILSSLGSSMATESHTSDFQRGPTSTSMDNVDGTPVRDERSGTPTQDEMMDKPTSSSVDTISLLSKIMSPGSSTPSSTRSPLQGRDDGYSQELPSSVHGYRPFSLGRESPASLYKPPADSREMPSSLMDSSQEKFYPDTSFQEDEDYRDFDYSGPPPSAMLNLEKKPVKSILKSSKLPDSAEYQPVLSSYGQRSQEFGVKPSFPPAMRSILDQSDSCDPLASSPGMFGSYGRRGKDSASDGSPSPSKNDVFFTPDSNHSTLPKPGLPQKQYSDSPHALPHRSIFSPQNALPSPASRAPAAGGDKPLGSSISATSTIEFKNMLKNASRKPSEEKHFGQIPKSSSGEVGSLSGAVKGEPQPPEEHYRIETRVSSSCLDLPDSTEEKGAPIETLGYHNASSRGMSGEPIQTVESIRVLGKGSRGHGREGSRAGWFELSSGGSAFDNGPSGSSELPGLGGFSTPYKEHVPPFPESVNNFRTNNFSSAFEHHLPPPPIAPPPLEHGNPFPRDTVGPPAVPPPAPTKDHGSLFPRDHSVPPRMPSVDHANPFSKETPAPLPLPHGVPPPPSVEHAGVPFPTPPPPPVPGEHAGVPFPAQPPPAGEHGGVPFPAPPPLEHGAGAFPKEHGTMQGTLKEHFGGAQPRDPLPRSRDPAGPGPLPREQLGAARGLGPPGHRDPGGRGSVLLRTPRAEFRPREPFGGRDPFQSLKRPRPPFGRGGAPFFTPKRPFFPPRY, translated from the exons ctgcttttcctcatcGGCTGAACCTTTTTTACTTGGCCAATGATGTCATACAGAactgcaagaggaaaaatgccATTGTCTTTCGGGACACCTTTGCAGAGGTGCTTCCTGAGGCTGCTTCGTTAGTGAA GGATCCATCCGTTTCCAAATCCATCGAAAGAATCTTCAAAATCTGGGAGGACAGAAATGTGTACCCTGAGGAAACCATTTTGGCACTGAAAGAAGCACTGA gTACCACTTTCAAAActcagaagcagctgaaagagTCTCTGAACAAACCGAATAAGCCGTGGAAGAAATCACAAA CCTCCACCAAcccaaaagctgctctgaagtCCAAGATTGTTGCCGAATTCCGA CCCCAATCCCTCATTGATGAATTGCTGTTGTACAAGCGCTCGGAAGATCAGATAGagctgaaggagaagcagcTTTCCACTATGAGGGTGGATGTCTGCAGCACTGAGACACTCAAGTGCTTGAAAG ATAAAACAGGAGGGAAGAAGTTCTCCAAGGAGTTTGAAGAAGCAAGTTCAAAGCTGGAGGAATTTGTCAATGGCTTGGACAAGCAAGTGAAGAACGGGCCGTCGCTCACCGAGGCCCTGGAAAACGCTGGGATATTCTACGAGGCACAGTACAAAGAAGTCAAGGTGGTGGCAAAT GCCTATAAAACATTTGCTAACCGAGTGAGCAATCTGAAGAAAAAGCTGGACCAGCTGAAAGCAACTCTTCCTGATCCCGAGGAGTCTCCTGTCCCTTCTCCCAGCATGGATGCTCCATCTCCAACAGGCTCCGAGTCCCCTTTCCAGGGGATGGGGGAGGAGAACAGCACCCggtctccagcagctggaggccgTAAGATGGTTTCTCCAGAGCCTGCCACAGATAATCGGGATGTGGAAGACATGGAGCTCTCTGATGTGGAGGACGATACGTCTAAAATCATTG tggaggagaggaaggacaaacaggctgctccagcccccacCAAGACCGAGAGTGTCCCCAAAGTGGTgccatcagctgctgcagctgccacagcctcGGGGACAGTGGCGAcgccagccccagcccctccaacGCCCCCGGCTCCGAAGGTGGTGAGCACAGCTCCCATCCCCCTGGCACCGACACTCGCCTTACCCAACCTGGCCAACGTGGACCTGGCCAAGATCAGCTCCATCCTGAGCAGTTTGACATCGGTGATGAAGAGCACAG gtgtgAGTCCTGCTTCGAGACCTTCGCCAGGGACGCCGaccagccccacagctctcACCAGTGGCCTGAAGACTCCTGTCCTGGGAACCACCTCTGCTCCTTCGAATCCATTAGCAAATATTCTCTCCAAAGTTGAGATAACTCCGGAAAGCATTTTGTCAGCTCTCTCCAAAACCCAGACTCAGACGGCGCCAGCGCTGCAAG GGCTGTCGTCCTTGCTGCAGAGCGTGGCTGGAAACACAGTTCAGTCGGGAGAACCTGCCTCACAGAGCACCTCAGCGTCGCCAGCCAACACGACTGTGCCGTGCATGAAGGGGAGGAGTGTTCCTTCCAATCCACAGTCTTTTATAGCCAAAAGTTTTGGTTATTCTCCAAACTCAACCACGGCAGAGGTTTCCTCCACATCAGTCAATAAGGCTCCCGTTGGACATACCCCAGCACTGTCAAGCTCTGGTTTTAAGCCACCAACTAATTCCCTGGGATTTTCCAGTTCTCACCCTACCAGTCCTTCCTCCCTTTTGCCAACAGAAACCTCACTGGGTCAGTCCTCCGAAATTTCAAAAGCCAAGCTGGAGTCAGAACCCCCTTCTCCCAGCTTGGAAATGAAGATACACAATTTCCTGAAGGGAAATCCTGGCTTCAGTGGCCTGAACTTGAATATTCCCATTCTCAGCAGCTTGGGGTCCAGCATGGCAACAGAGAGTCACACCTCTGACTTCCAGCGTGGTCCCACCAGCACTTCCATGGACAATGTGGACGGGACACCAGTGCGTGACGAGCGCAGTGGAACTCCCACCCAGGATGAGATGATGGACAAGCCAACGTCGAGCAGCGTTGACACGATCTCCCTGCTGTCGAAAATCATGAGCCCCGGTTCTTCAACTCCCAGCAGTACCAGGTCGCCTCTGCAGGGCCGGGATGATGGATATTCCCAAGAACTTCCCAGTTCTGTTCACGGCTACCGGCCCTTCAGCCTTGGCAGAGAGTCCCCAGCCAGCCTGTACAAGCCGCCTGCAGACAGCAGGGAGATGCCCTCCTCCTTGATGGACTCCTCCCAGGAGAAGTTTTACCCAGATACATCTTTCCAAGAAGATGAGGATTACCGTGACTTTGACTACTCCGGGCCACCGCCCTCGGCCATGCTGAACCTGGAGAAGAAGCCAGTCAAGTCTATCCTGAAATCGAGTAAACTCCCAGATTCTGCTGAGTACCAGCCGGTGCTGTCCAGCTACGGGCAGCGGTCGCAGGAGTTTGGCGTGAAGCCATCCTTCCCCCCGGCCATGAGGTCTATCCTGGATCAGAGCGACAGCTGCGACCCGCTGGCCTCATCCCCAGGGATGTTTGGGAGCTACGGCCGCAGGGGGAAGGACTCTGCCTCGGACGGGTCCCCGTCGCCCAGCAAGAACGATGTGTTCTTCACGCCGGACTCCAACCACAGCACCCTGCCCAAACCCGGCCTCCCGCAGAAGCAATACTCGGACTCGCCCCATGCTCTTCCCCATCGCTCGATCTTCTCTCCCCAAAAcgccctccccagccccgccAGCCGAGCacccgcggcgggcggggacAAACCTCTGGGTTCCTCCATCTCTGCCACCTCCACCATCGAGTTCAAGAACATGCTCAAAAATGCTTCCCGGAAGCCCTCTGAGGAGAAGCATTTTGGGCAGATTCCCAAAAGCAGCTCCGGTGAGGTGGGGAGCTTGTCCGGGGCTGTGAAGGGTGAGCCGCAACCGCCAGAGGAGCACTACCGCATCGAGACCCGcgtctcctcctcctgcctggacCTGCCCGACAGCACCGAAGAGAAGGGGGCCCCCATAGAGACGCTGGGCTACCACAACGCCTCGAGCCGGGGCATGTCGGGGGAGCCGATCCAGACTGTGGAGTCCATCCGGGTGCTGGGCAAGGGCAGCCGGGGCCACGGGCGCGAGGGGAGCCGGGCGGGCTGGTTCGAGCTGAGCAGCGGCGGGAGCGCCTTTGACAACGGGCCCTCGGGCTCCTCGGAGCTGCCCGGCCTGGGCGGCTTCTCGACACCCTACAAGGAGCACGTGCCACCCTTCCCGGAGAGCGTCAACAACTTCCGAACGAACAACTTCAGCTCCGCCTTCGAGCACCacctgccgccgccgcccatCGCACCGCCTCCCCTGGAGCACGGGAACCCCTTCCCGCGGGATACGGTGGGGCCACCCGCCGTGCCCCCGCCCGCGCCCACCAAGGACCACGGCAGCCTCTTCCCGAGGGATCACTCGGTCCCTCCCCGCATGCCGTCGGTGGATCACGCCAACCCCTTCTCCAAGGAAACGCCTGCGCCTCTGCCGCTGCCCCACGGCGTCCCCCCGCCCCCCTCGGTGGAGCACGCGGGGGTCCCGTTCCCCacgcccccgccgcccccggtGCCCGGGGAGCACGCCGGGGTCCCCTTTCCAGCGCAGCCACCGCCGGCCGGGGAGCACGGCGGGGTCCCCTTCCCCGCGCCACCGCCCCTGGAGCACGGCGCCGGCGCCTTCCCCAAGGAGCACGGTACGATGCAAGGGACACTGAAGGAGCACTTCGGGGGGGCGCAGCCGCGGGACCCCCTGCCCCGCTCGCGAGACCCCGCGGGGCCCGGGCCCCTGCCCCGGGAGCAGCTGGGGGCCGCACGTGGGCTGGGCCCCCCGGGACACCGGGACcccggcggccgcggctccgTGCTGCTCCGCACGCCCCGCGCCGAGTTCCGCCCGCGGGAGCCCTTCGGCGGCAGAGACCCCTTCCAGAGCCTGAAGCGGCCGCGGCCACCCTTCGGCAGGGGAGGGGCCCCCTTCTTCACCCCTAAGCGCCCCTTCTTTCCTCCCCGGTACTGA